The following coding sequences are from one Microtus pennsylvanicus isolate mMicPen1 chromosome 1, mMicPen1.hap1, whole genome shotgun sequence window:
- the LOC142857240 gene encoding vomeronasal type-2 receptor 26-like: MWLCILFPVVFGCVSVSAISEPRAWLLPRQRLHFDRPGDVMVGGSFSIFDLSIGTLSDFTVPPSGLLASDVSKWGYRVAQSFVFAIEEINRSAHLLPNLTLGFSIRNSGDSVHGAVHETMSFLSRQEEPIPNYTCQHGSPQAALVGDTRSSLSVSMARLLGLYKFPQVSYASSLPSLSDKIQFPSFLRTLTSDLTSCRAVTQLIIHFQWSWVIILAHDDDFGEQASSLAIQELSPAGVCIEFTLRVPSHESMGKIGEIVQKMQKCTARVVLVFLSNSNFQLILHGLRGAPVSGQVWVSKDTLHMALALSTPGISQVLHGTFGLLFHSSRAIGFPEFLAHLRPSRTPEDMFIKKFWEITFDCTWPHQSSTVTEGVQLCSGNESLINKQYPFPEVSKIDIAYPAVYSIAHALHDVITSGQQDGKSTDSQDFQPWQLLYALRKVHFKTPDGIEIMFDRNGDLVSIFDILQGQKTPEGVFHLVHVGMIDPQVSSGNKMMVHLKEEIQVSCLNAEMTPGLVPTSVCSESCLPGFSQVPRLGAPQCCFDCSPCPEGQFADKKDMKRCLLCPKEQYSSHTRDRCLPRTEIFLAFEEPLGFMLALVALFLAGLAVLVLGVFLKHRDTPVVRANNRTLSYFLLISLSLCALCALLFLGRPSVLTCLLRQTTFAVVFTVAVSSVLAKTLTVVLAFRVTRPGARIQVCLSPGASTSVVLIASFMQVVLCGVWLATSPPFPDRDMVSEPQHIVIQCQEGSGTIFFCVLGYLGFLAGGTFSVAFLARGLPDVFNETKFLAFSMLLFCSVWTAFLPLYHSARGKSTVAVEIFSILASTAGLLGGIFIPKCYIILLRPERNMSAWLRQDHQAQEDRQSEMLQRRCFSRSTSPALMI, translated from the exons ATGTGGCTGTGTATTCTCTTTCCTGTTGTCTTtggctgtgtctctgtgtctgctaTTTCTGAACCAAGAGCCTGGCTGTTGCCAAGGCAGAGGCTTCACTTTGACCGTCCTGGGGATGTAATGGTGGGGGGCAGCTTCTCCATCTTTGATCTCTCTATTGGTACCCTGTCTGACTTCACTGTCCCACCATCAGGACTGCTGGCTTCAGA CGTTTCCAAGTGGGGCTACCGCGTGGCCCAGAGTTTCGTCTTTGCTATTGAGGAGATCAATAGGAGTGCTCACTTGTTGCCCAATTTGACTCTGGGCTTCTCCATTCGAAACTCTGGGGACTCAGTGCATGGAGCTGTCCACGAGACAATGAGCTTTCTCTCGAGGCAGGAGGAGCCCATCCCCAACTATACATGTCAGCATGGCTCTCCTCAGGCTGCTCTGGTTGGGGACACACGGTCATCCCTGTCTGTCTCCATGGCCAGACTTCTGGGGCTGTACAAGTTTCCCCAG GTCAGTTATGCATCCTCACTACCCAGCCTCAGTGACAAGATCCAGTTCCCATCTTTCCTTCGAACCCTGACTAGTGACCTCACATCTTGCCGTGCAGTGACCCAGCTGATCATTCACTTTCAGTGGTCCTGGGTGATCATTCTGGCCCATGATGATGACTTTGGAGAGCAGGCCAGCTCTCTGGCCATTCAGGAGCTGAGTCCAGCTGGTGTGTGCATTGAGTTCACCCTCCGTGTCCCTTCCCATGAGTCCATGGGGAAGATTGGAGAGATTGTCCAGAAGATGCAGAAATGCACAGCCAGGGTTGTTCTGGTTTTCCTAAGTAATTCCAATTTCCAGCTCATTCTTCATGGCCTACGGGGTGCCCCTGTCTCAGGGCAGGTCTGGGTCAGCAAGGACACTCTGCACATGGCACTTGCCCTGTCTACTCCAGGCATTTCCCAGGTATTGCATGGCACATTTGGCCTTTTGTTTCATAGCAGCAGGGCAATTGGCTTCCCCGAGTTCCTTGCTCACCTGCGCCCCAGCCGGACTCCAGAAGACATGTTTATAAAGAAGTTTTGGGAGATCACCTTTGATTGCACATGGCCCCACCAGAGCAGCACAGTGACAGAAGGTGTCCAGCTGTGCTCAGGGAATGAGAGTCTGATAAACAAGCAGTATCCTTTCCCAGAAGTGAGTAAAATTGATATTGCTTACCCAGCTGTCTACAGCATTGCCCATGCCCTGCACGACGTGATAACCAGTGGACAGCAGGATGGGAAAAGTACAGATTCCCAGGACTTCCAGCCCTGGCAG CTGCTTTATGCTCTGAGGAAGGTGCACTTCAAGACTCCTGACGGAATCGAGATTATGTTTGATAGAAATGGAGATTTGGTGTCAATATTTGATATTCTCCAAGGGCAGAAGACCCCTGAGGGTGTATTCCACTTGGTCCATGTAGGAATGATAGACCCTCAAGTCTCTTCGGGGAACAAAATGATGGTCCATTTGAAGGAGGAAATCCAAGTGAGTTGCCTGAATGCAGAGATGACTCCTGGTCTA GTGCCCACCTCTGTCTGCAGTGAAAGCTGCCTTCCAGGGTTCAGCCAAGTGCCCAGGCTGGGAGCACCCCAATGCTGTTTTGATTGCAGTCCCTGCCCCGAGGGACAGTTTGCAGACAAAAAAG ACATGAAGAGATGTCTCCTGTGCCCCAAGGAGCAGTACTCGAGCCACACCAGAGACCGCTGCCTGCCCAGGACAGAGATCTTCCTGGCCTTTGAGGAACCTCTGGGATTCATGCTGGCTTTGGTGGCACTCTTCCTGGCtggtctggctgtcctggttcTGGGAGTGTTCCTGAAGCACAGGGACACCCCCGTGGTCAGGGCCAACAACAGAACCCtcagctacttcctgctgatctccctttccctctgtgcCCTGTGTGCCTTGCTGTTCCTTGGCCGCCCCAGTGTCCTCACGTGTCTCCTGCGTCAGACGACCTTTGCTGTGGTGTTCACGGTGGCCGTCTCCTCTGTTCTGGCCAAGACTCTCACAGTGGTCCTGGCCTTCAGGGTCACCAGGCCAGGGGCCAGGATCCAGGTGTGCCTGAGCCCTGGGGCTTCCACCTCAGTGGTCCTCATTGCTTCCTTCATGCAGGTTGTTCTTTGTGGGGTCTGGCTGGCCACCTCCCCACCATTCCCAGACAGGGATATGGTCTCGGAGCCCCAGCACATTGTCATCCAGTGCCAGGAGGGCTCTGGCACCATCttcttctgtgtgctgggctACTTGGGGTTCCTGGCAGGGGGtaccttctctgtggcttttctggccagGGGCCTGCCAGATGTCTTCAACGAGACTAAGTTCCTGGCCTTCAGCATGCTGCTCTTCTGCAGTGTCTGGACAGCGTTCCTGCCCCTGTACCACAGTGCCCGGGGCAAGTCCACTGTGGCTGTAGAGATCTTCTCCATCCTGGCCTCCACTGCTGGCCTTCTGGGTGGCATCTTCATCCCCAAATGTTACATCATTTTGCTGAGACCAGAGAGGAACATGTCTGCCTGGCTAAGGCAAGACCATCAGGCACAGGAAGATAGGCAGAGTGAGATGCTCCAGAGAAGGTGTTTCTCCAGATCCACATCACCTGCCTTGATGATCTAG